Proteins found in one Paenibacillus dendritiformis genomic segment:
- a CDS encoding alpha/beta hydrolase has product MGNDCNINTYNLKEHNFKLNFRSWFPMNPRGLLLFIHGAGEDSSRYFDIGEESANRQFAFVAPDLRGFGQSDGQPGHIHQFYTYLDDLDQLIDYFNKQFPQIPIYLFGHSLGGLIIIRYVQHFTMAIDKLAGVILSSPALGIHTRIPYFFRKCAQLFSRLTPSFPLELIRWNESLKKLRWLQAYLPSWTSELLSDPSTTVQYTPRWITELLRHGAQALTEVNQFRVPTLCLYGLQDSVADSKHIELFMQSIPASDKHSILFEDVGHCPLNEHRKDEAIESVFQWLGSRL; this is encoded by the coding sequence ATGGGTAACGATTGCAACATCAACACGTATAATTTGAAAGAGCATAATTTCAAACTGAATTTTCGCTCTTGGTTTCCGATGAATCCTCGTGGCCTCTTGCTTTTTATTCATGGCGCAGGAGAGGATTCCAGCCGTTATTTTGACATCGGTGAAGAAAGCGCAAATAGGCAATTTGCTTTTGTCGCTCCCGACCTTCGGGGGTTCGGACAATCCGATGGCCAGCCCGGTCACATACATCAGTTTTATACTTACTTGGATGACCTGGATCAATTGATAGATTACTTTAATAAGCAATTTCCGCAAATCCCCATCTATCTTTTTGGTCATAGTTTAGGCGGTCTGATCATCATTCGATATGTTCAGCACTTCACTATGGCGATCGATAAATTGGCCGGGGTCATATTATCGTCCCCTGCATTAGGAATACATACGAGGATTCCCTACTTTTTTCGCAAATGCGCTCAGCTTTTTTCAAGACTAACACCGAGCTTTCCGCTTGAATTAATCAGATGGAATGAATCCTTAAAAAAGTTGCGTTGGTTACAAGCGTATTTGCCGAGCTGGACTTCTGAACTTTTGAGCGATCCGTCAACTACGGTGCAGTACACTCCACGTTGGATCACGGAATTATTGCGCCACGGAGCCCAGGCTTTAACGGAAGTCAATCAATTTCGGGTACCGACCTTGTGCCTGTATGGCCTGCAGGATTCCGTGGCAGATTCGAAACATATAGAGTTATTTATGCAATCGATTCCTGCAAGCGATAAACATTCCATTCTGTTCGAAGATGTCGGTCACTGCCCATTGAATGAACATCGCAAGGATGAAGCGATTGAATCCGTTTTTCAATGGTTAGGTTCACGTCTTTGA
- a CDS encoding diacylglycerol/lipid kinase family protein — MYLFIVNRISGNGKGIKTWRKIEPILQNKQVHYKVEFSDSPSHAALLVRQYMIKHDMMKAFVIVGGDGTIQSVAHEIAESNIPLGIIPAGSGNDLARGLHIPLNAKKALEYLLTGTTKKIDIARIGSKCFTTVVGIGIDGKVAQTVNLSRYKKWFNHLKMGNLSYIFSFIQVLLRYKPADVHITVDGKEMIFSDVWLIAVANLPNYAGGMKICPEACYTDGFFHICIVQGISRWTLMKIFPDVFRGNHIFHPGVTTLRGRKVEVYTESPMIAHGDGEMIGETPLEVTVYQDGIHVIFNPQFIPSLA; from the coding sequence ATGTATCTATTTATTGTGAACAGAATATCCGGCAACGGTAAAGGGATCAAAACCTGGAGAAAAATCGAGCCAATACTTCAGAACAAACAAGTTCATTATAAAGTGGAGTTTTCAGACAGCCCGTCCCATGCTGCCCTTCTTGTACGGCAATATATGATCAAGCATGACATGATGAAAGCTTTTGTCATTGTAGGAGGGGACGGTACAATCCAAAGCGTAGCTCATGAAATCGCAGAAAGTAACATTCCCTTGGGAATCATACCGGCAGGCTCCGGCAATGATTTGGCCAGGGGACTGCATATTCCTTTAAACGCCAAAAAAGCGCTGGAGTATTTATTGACGGGGACAACGAAAAAAATAGACATTGCCCGGATTGGAAGCAAATGCTTCACCACCGTTGTCGGTATCGGGATCGATGGGAAGGTCGCACAAACCGTTAACCTCTCACGTTATAAAAAATGGTTTAATCATTTGAAAATGGGGAATTTGTCTTACATATTCAGCTTCATTCAAGTCTTATTGCGTTACAAGCCTGCCGATGTTCATATTACAGTCGACGGTAAGGAAATGATCTTTTCCGATGTATGGCTAATCGCCGTCGCTAATTTGCCTAACTACGCCGGTGGAATGAAGATTTGCCCGGAAGCTTGTTATACGGACGGTTTTTTTCATATTTGCATCGTTCAAGGAATTTCCCGTTGGACGTTAATGAAAATATTCCCGGATGTATTTCGGGGGAATCACATTTTTCATCCAGGTGTAACAACGTTGCGAGGAAGAAAAGTTGAAGTCTATACGGAATCACCGATGATCGCACATGGAGATGGGGAA
- a CDS encoding MGDG synthase family glycosyltransferase, which produces MQKKILILSELFGSGHTQAAEALAQGIAQLEPSIHTQIVEIGKMLHPTRTAILFRSYKKLITMYPLLWKKIYESKQNQPVSQWLQFTIYQLFHRNMEQMLDQIRPDLVICTHPFNSSSIARLKKRGYPINLCTVITDFHAHGVWVQPEVDLYLVSDEDVHQQLRQMGIPNYRIAVTGIPIKSNFWNKTDKQEARRRLRLKDLPTVMIMGGGLGLGGIQELAHSLIKWREFVQILICTGYNESLRCALQSNAHFQHQHIMILGFVDMIDTLLDAADLLITKPGGLTCFEALSKGVPMLIFQPIPGHEEFNSNRLVNQELAIRINHQDEVDHWIQKLLSSPEPFEFLQSNMEHYQQKINPLAGARSIMKLLS; this is translated from the coding sequence ATGCAAAAAAAGATATTAATCCTTTCCGAACTGTTTGGCAGTGGACATACCCAAGCGGCAGAAGCATTGGCGCAGGGCATTGCGCAGTTGGAACCGTCCATTCATACGCAAATTGTTGAAATCGGCAAGATGCTTCATCCGACGAGAACGGCTATCTTGTTTCGCTCGTATAAGAAATTGATTACGATGTATCCTTTGTTATGGAAAAAAATCTATGAGTCGAAACAAAATCAGCCTGTATCGCAATGGCTTCAGTTCACGATCTATCAGTTATTTCATCGCAACATGGAACAAATGTTGGACCAAATCCGACCGGATCTGGTCATCTGTACGCATCCGTTCAACAGTTCTTCCATTGCACGGTTAAAAAAAAGGGGCTATCCGATTAACCTCTGCACGGTCATCACCGATTTTCACGCCCACGGAGTATGGGTTCAACCCGAGGTGGATCTGTATCTCGTATCCGACGAAGATGTTCATCAACAATTGCGTCAGATGGGAATTCCGAATTATCGAATTGCGGTGACGGGAATACCGATTAAGTCGAATTTCTGGAATAAAACAGACAAGCAAGAGGCAAGAAGAAGATTGCGTTTAAAAGATCTTCCTACCGTAATGATTATGGGGGGAGGATTGGGCCTGGGCGGAATTCAGGAACTTGCCCATTCGCTTATCAAGTGGAGGGAGTTCGTTCAGATATTGATCTGCACCGGATACAATGAGTCGCTAAGGTGTGCCTTGCAAAGCAACGCGCACTTCCAGCATCAACATATTATGATTTTGGGCTTTGTCGACATGATCGATACGCTCCTGGATGCAGCAGATCTGTTAATTACCAAGCCAGGCGGACTCACGTGCTTCGAAGCCTTGAGCAAAGGAGTTCCGATGCTCATTTTCCAACCGATTCCCGGTCATGAAGAATTTAATTCCAATCGCTTGGTTAATCAGGAATTAGCGATCCGAATCAATCATCAGGATGAGGTGGACCATTGGATTCAGAAGCTGCTCTCTTCTCCTGAACCATTCGAATTCCTGCAGAGCAACATGGAACATTACCAGCAAAAAATCAATCCGCTTGCTGGAGCCCGATCGATTATGAAACTTCTCAGCTAA